The following are encoded together in the Geobacter sulfurreducens PCA genome:
- the dapA gene encoding 4-hydroxy-tetrahydrodipicolinate synthase, translating into MFKGSIVAIVTPFTNGAVDQEKLRELVEFQITNGTDAIVPCGTTGESSTLDYDEHMDVVKIVIEQVNKRVPVIAGTGSNSTAEAIELSRKAKEAGADGVLLVTPYYNKPTQEGLVRHYTAIADAVAIPQILYNVPGRTGVNMLPETVARLAPHKNIVAIKEATGSLQQASEILALCGDQIDVLSGDDFITFPMMACGAKGVISVLANIMPKAVADLTDAFFAGDLETARRLHLNTLKISNAMFIESNPIPVKTALGLMGKCSDEVRLPLCPMSEGNKAKLTAIMKEYQLI; encoded by the coding sequence ATGTTCAAGGGAAGCATTGTCGCCATCGTCACCCCGTTCACCAACGGCGCGGTGGACCAGGAGAAACTGCGGGAACTCGTGGAGTTCCAGATCACCAACGGCACCGACGCCATCGTTCCGTGCGGCACCACCGGCGAATCATCGACGCTGGACTATGACGAGCACATGGACGTGGTGAAGATCGTCATCGAGCAGGTGAACAAGCGGGTTCCGGTCATCGCCGGCACCGGCTCCAATTCCACCGCCGAGGCCATCGAGCTCTCCCGCAAGGCCAAGGAGGCCGGGGCCGACGGCGTGCTGCTGGTCACCCCCTACTACAACAAGCCGACCCAGGAGGGGCTCGTCCGCCACTACACCGCCATCGCTGATGCCGTGGCCATCCCCCAGATCCTCTACAACGTGCCGGGCCGCACCGGGGTCAACATGCTCCCCGAGACCGTCGCCCGGCTGGCGCCCCACAAGAACATCGTCGCCATAAAGGAGGCCACCGGTTCGCTCCAGCAGGCCTCGGAGATCCTGGCCCTCTGCGGCGACCAGATCGATGTCCTCTCGGGCGACGACTTCATCACCTTCCCCATGATGGCGTGCGGCGCCAAGGGGGTCATCTCGGTGCTGGCCAACATCATGCCCAAGGCCGTGGCCGACCTGACCGACGCCTTCTTTGCCGGTGATCTGGAGACGGCGCGTCGGCTCCACCTGAACACCCTCAAGATCAGCAACGCCATGTTCATCGAGTCGAACCCGATCCCGGTGAAGACGGCGCTCGGTCTCATGGGCAAGTGCTCCGACGAGGTCCGCCTCCCGCTCTGCCCCATGTCCGAGGGGAACAAGGCGAAACTGACCGCCATCATGAAAGAGTACCAGCTGATTTAA